The DNA window GGGCAGCATCCGCTTCCACAATCCTGACAACACCACCTTTGCCGTCGCCGTCTCCGGGCCGATCGAGGTCAACAGTCCGCATGCGACATTACGCGCTGCACTCGCCGGCATCGGGATCGCCCTTATTCCCGATTTCATCGCCCGCAGGCCGATCGAGAGCGGCGAGCTGGTGACGCTGTTTAATGATTACATTCCGACCGACCGCGGCATCTATGCCGTCTACCCGCACCGGCGCTACCTGCCGGCCAAGGTGAGAATCTTCGTCGATTACCTGCACAACTGGTTCAAGAAGCATCCGTGAGATTTGGATGGCACAGACCGGCCTGGCCGGACGATGGGATGATGCCGAACGCCATCAACCGACAAGCCGGTCCCAATTCCGTCCCAATTTCTCGTAAGAACTCGGGTCGAGCGAATAGGGCAGCGGGACGCATGAACAAATCCATACCATTGATGACCGCGCTGCTTTCGCTGGCGCCGGCAGCGGCATTTGCACATCCGCACATCTTCGTGGAGGCGCGGCTCGAAGTCCTGGCCGGCGCTGACGGCAGCATCGAGGAACTGCGCAATGTCTGGCGCTTTGACGAGGTCTTCTCCTCCTCGGTCGTCATGGATTTCGACAAGAACACTGATCTGAAACTGGAGCCGAACGAACTCGCGCAGGTCGGTAACACGGTGAAGCAATCGCTTGCCGATTACGACTACTACATGAACCTGACGATCAACGGGAAGAGCGTCACCGTCCAACAGCCTGACGTCATCCATGTCGACTATAAGAACGGCCAGCTCCTGATGTTCTTTGCGGTCAAGCCTGTGGAAAAGATGCCGCTCAAGGGCAGGCTTACGTTCGGCGTCTACGATCCGACGCTCTATACGTCGATCGATTTTCCCACAGACAACGAGCTGGCAACGGTCGGCGACAGCTTGAAGGCCTGCAAACACCAAGTGGTGAGGCCGGATGCCGACGAGGTGATCTCGCAAAACAAGCAGTCCCTGACGGACGCCTTCTTTACCGACCCCACCGGCACCAACATGTCCAAACTCTTCGCCACCCGGCTGGAGCTCACATGCTGATAAGAAGCCCGTCCCTCATCTTTCCCGCAGCACTCCTCACGCTCCTGATGGCTGCAAGCCTCGCCCATGCGCAATCGCCGCTCGGCATCGGCACGGCCGAACCGAGTTTTCAACCGACGGGTGGGCCTTTCGCGCCGCTTTTGCTCTACGTGAATTATGAACAGCAGGCCTTCTATCGGGCGCTGACCGGTGCGTTGAAGGGCATGCGGGAGGACCCGTGGCAACTGACATCGCTGGTCGGCCTTTCCTTCGCCTACGGCGTCTTCCATGCCGCCGGCCCTGGCCATGGCAAGGCGGTCATCTCCTCCTACATGATCGCCAACGAGGTTGAACTGAAGCGTGGCGTGGTGATTTCCTTCATTTCGGCTTTCATCCAGGGAGTCGCCGCCGTGGCATTGGTCGGCGGTGCCTGGCTGGTTTTGCGCGGCACCGGCATTACGCTGACGACAGCCACTCACGCCATGGAAATCGCAAGCTTCGTCATGGTCATCCTCTTCGGCGGCTGGCTGCTGTTCCGCAAACTGCGTTCGATGGCGAGCAATCTGCCGCGCCGGCGGCTGGTGGCGACGTCGGCCGGTCCGGTTTCCATGATGCTCGATTGGAAGGATAATGCAGCCGAACGCCAGGCCTATGCCTTCAACGGCAAGGCGCAGGCCGTGGATGCCGGCCACAACTTCCTTCCCGGAATGGTCTGCGAGACCTGCGGCAATACGCACGTGCCTAATCCGGCCCTGCTCGCCGGCGACAGGTTCAGCGCTCGAGAAGCCTGGTCGGCGATCGTGGCCGTCGGCCTTCGACCCTGCTCCGGGGCTTTGCTTGTCATGACTTTCTCGCTTCTGAACGGCCTCTATCTCGGCGGCGCGCTTTCGGTTGCTGCCATGTCGCTCGGCACGGCGATCACCGTTTCCGTGCTTGCGACGCTTGCCGTCACCGCCAAGGGTGCGGCGGTCCGCCTCTCCGGACGCGGCTCGACGGCTTCGGTCTGGGTTGGCAACGCAATTGAAATCCTCGGCGCCCTGCTCGTCATCCTGATGGGCGTCCTGCTGCTCGGGGCTTCCCTGCAGGGATAGGCTATTTTCCTCTGCCGCGCTGGTAGCGCGCCCGCAGCCAGAACACCGCAAAAAACGCCATGATCAGGCAGACGCCGACGGCAATCGCCAGCACTGGGGAGAAATTGCCGATCCATAGAACGATGGTCGGCAGAAAATAAAGGACGAGACCGGCGCCCAGAAGAATGACGGCGGCGGCGATCGCCTGCGAGCGGCTTTCCGGGCTCACGCGAGCCTTTCCTTTTCCAGATCGGCACGAATATCCTGCAGGCGCCGGACCTGTTTGCCGGTCGCGTCGAAATTTTCGGGCGAAAGCCAGGCTTCGAAGGCCTGGTTAATCAGCGGCCATTCGGCGTCGATCATCGAGAACCAGGCAGTGTCGCGGTTGCGGTGCTTGGAAATCATGTGCTGGCGGAACACGCCTTCGAAGCTGAAGCCGTAGCGCAGAGCCGTCGTCTTGCTCGCTTCATTCTTGTTGTCGCATTTCCATTCGTAGCGGCGGTAGCCGAGATCTTCGAAGACGTGCTTGGCCATGAGGTAGTGCGCCTCGGTGGACAGCGGCGAACGGCTCATGTCGGGACCATGGGCCACCCCGCCGATCTCGACGACGCCGTTGGCCGGGTCCGCGCGCATATAGTTCGCCATGCCGACAATCTTGCCGGTGGCGTTGTCGCGGAAGATATGGGTGAGCCAGTTGGACTTGGTGTGGACGGTTTCCAGCCAGTTGGCGAAATCCTCGATGCCAGTGAAGTCGTCCTGCGCGAAATAAAGAAGCAGCGGGTTGATGCCCATGCCCCCTAACCCCTTCCACAGCGCTTCGAGATGTTGCTCGCGTCGATAGGGCTCAACGGTAACGAAACGGCCCTTCAGTGTGACCGGCTTCGGCGCCGGGCAGCCCTTGAAATTTGCAAGATCGCGCATGTTCACTCCCCTTCTCGGCAGAGTGGATAGGCCAGCCGCCCGACAAAGGCAACCGGCCTAGATGTTACTGTGACAAGGTCGTCTTTGCGGACGACACCGTCGCCTCGATATGGTCGACCAATTGGTCGGCGAGGCCGAGACGGCCCGCAAGCAGATCGAGATAACCGCGCTCGGCGCGCGAATCCGGCTCGATGGTGAGCCGCGAAGCGGTGTAGAGTTCGACGCGCTGTTCTTCCGTCACCGCCGCAGCGACGATCGCGTCAATATCCGTCGGCGACGCGAGTTCGCGCTCGATGAAGGCTGCAGCCTCGCCACTGACATCGGCGGCCTTGATCTTGTCCATGATTAGGGCGCGTTCGGCGCCATCGATGTGGCCGTCGGCCTTGGCTGCGGCGATCATCGCGCGGATCAGCACCAGCACGAATTCGTTGCTGCCGGCAGGCGACGCCGGCCCGAAGCCGGAGTCAACAGGCGGCGGCAGGAGAACCGGGTTGTTTGCCGACGGCGCATCCGACGAGGCCGCGGGGGCTTGGCCCGCCTGGTAATTCTTATAGGCCTGATAACCAAGGCCGGCTATGGCGGCAAGACCGCCGATCGCCAGTGCATTGCCGGCAATGCTGCGGCCGGTCTTGGTGCCGAGAAGCACGGCTGCGATCGCACCGCTCTTCATCGGATTGTTCTTTGCCGTCTGCATGGCCTCGCCCGCCCTGTCTCGGACCGAACCGCCGACACCCGGCACCTGCGAACCCAAGAACTGGTCGAGAAGCTTCTTTGCGTCGAACATTCCTCGTCATCTCCTGTTTGAGGCTGGAGGAGAACATAGGTTTGCGACGGCTGAAATACAAATACTGCGCGTGATGATCGCGCCTGGCGCTCATCCCAGCCCTTGCGACCTCAGGCTTTCAGAGCCGCGGCCTCTGCTGCAAGTTTGGTGATCCCCGCCCAGTCGCCGGCTGCGACCAATTCCTTTGGCGCAACCCAGGAACCACCAACACAGACGACGTTCGGCAACGAGAGATAATCTCGGGCGTTCTTAAGTGAAATGCTACCTGTCGGGCAGAACAGTGTGCCGGCGAGCGGCGAAGAGAGCGCCTTGAGGTAAGCGGCACCACCGGCCTGTTCGGCCGGAAAGAACTTCAGCACCTGGTAGCCTTCTTCGCGCAACGCCATGACTTCGCTGGCAGTGGCAGCTCCGGGAAGCAACGGCACATCGGAATCTGCAGCGGCATCGAGCAGTTCCTGCGTCGTGCCTGGACTGACGATAAATTTCGAACCGGCCTCGACGGCCGCCTGCCAATGGGCGGCATTCAGGATCGTGCCGGCACCGACTTCGGCGCCCTCGACCTCGGCGGCGACGGCACGCACCGCCTCGAGTGCCGCCGGCGTGCGCATGGTGATTTCGATTGCTTTCAAGCCGCCTGCGACGAGCGCCCGGGCAAGCGGCACCGCCGATTTGGCATCGTCGACAATCAAGACGGGAACGACCGGCTGGAGTTTCAGGATGGAAAGGAGCTTCTCTGTTTTGTCGCCCATGGTCGCACAACCTCCTTGAAACGATTGAAAATTTGCATCCCGAATAACGTCCCCGCCGAACCTTGTCGAGCTAAAACCGAGTTGCCTGAGAAGAAGGGTATGAAATGCTTGGAAATTGGTCTACCGTGCAGCAATCGTCACAAAAGGTTCACTGACATGGCGAAAGAGATCGAGCGGAAATTTCTCGTACGCAGCGATGGATGGCGTTCCGCCGTCGAGACCAAGTCTGTCCTCAGGCAGGGTTACATCGCCTCGATGGACGACCGTTCCGTTCGGGTCCGCATCCTCGACGGCAGGAAAGCGAGACTGACGATCAAGATCGGCCGCAGCGCCATTACTCGCGACGAATTCGAATACGATATCCCCGTCGCCGATGCCGAAGAGCTGTTGCAGAACGCAATCGGCATCGTCATCGAGAAAACGCGCTACCGCGTTCCCCATGAGGGCTTCGTCTGGGAAGTTGACGTCTTTGCCGGCGAACATCGCGGACTGGTGATTGCCGAAGTGGAGATGGCGGCGGAAACCGACAAGCCAGCCCTGCCCCTCTGGCTCGGCCGCGAAGTGACCGGCGATTTCCGCTATTCCAACCAAGCCCTTGCCACCGAATACGGGCACGACAGGCATGGCCTATCGCATTCGGCCTGACGCCGATTTCACCCAGGCATTCAGGGGCGTCGCGGCCGAGCAACTGGAAAGCGCCATCACCTTTCTCGAAGAGCGGCCGGACGGCGCGCACGAGGCGATCCATTCCTTCCGGAAAAACCTGAAACGATTGCGCTCGCTCTACCGGCTCGTCGCGCGCGAGGTGCCTGACTTTCAGAAGCAAGAAAATGCAAGGCTGCGCGATGCCGCGCGCTCGCTTTCGGCAATCCGGGACGCTGCCGCGCTCATCGGCACTGCGCAATATCTGCAGCATTCAGCCCGCGGCAAAGAGGAAAGCGAAGCCCTCGGCCGGATCGTCACCATTCTCGAGGGGCGCCGTGACTGGATGGCGGAGGCCGAAAGGGGTCTGGAACAGCGGCTGATCGAAACCTCAGGCGTGCTGAAGGAGGCGATCACCGCTTTGGACGGGATCTCCTTCGATGGCAGCCACCGCAGGAATGCCCGCATGCTGGCGAAGAGCTGGCGCCGCACCGCCCGCAAGGCCAAGGCCGCGCTTGCCGGCTGCCACGGTGATGCATCGGCCGACAATTTCCATGATCTGCGCAAACGCACCTACGACTATCGGCTCTACCACGCTCTTTTGCGAGACATCTGGCCGGGCGCGATGAAGGCCAAGCGCGATGCTGCCAAGGAGCTCGTCGAGGATCTCGGCCACATCCATGACCTAGTCGTGCTCTGCGAACTGGTCGAAGCCGAGCCACAGCTCTTCACCCGCAACGACGATCTGGCGCATCTTCTCGACGCGATCATCTTCCGCCAACAGGAAGACCGGCGGCAAGCCCTCGTCAAGGCCGAAGCCGTCTTCGCCGATGATCCCGACGAGGAATCGGAGCGTATCGAACTTCTCTGGCTGACCGTCGGGAACTGAGAGACGGCGCATCTGGAAATGTCGCCAGACCCCATTGACCTCAACCAATCTTGAGGTCCTAGCCTCCGGTAATCGACCAAAGGAACCTAGCCGCGAGGAAGAAATGTTTGCAGAAAATGCCGCGATGCCAAGTGTGCTCGGGCTCTACGAGACCCATCTGACGGTTGCGGGTCTCAAGACCTCCGTGGATTTCTACCGCGATGTCGTCGGACTGGAACCCGCGGCGTCGTTCGAGGAACGCAAGGTCGCCTTCCTCTGGGTGGACGACAGGAAGACTGGTATGCTCGGCCTCTGGGAAAGCGGAACCGGCCCCCTGAAGATGCGGCTGCATATCGCTTTCCGCATGACTGTCGATGGTGTGCTGCAGGCGCCTGCCCGTCTCAAGGCAAAAGGCGTCGAACCTCTCGGCTTCACCGGCCAACCGGCAACCGAGCCGGTCGTTTTAGGCTGGATGCCGGCGCTGTCGATCTATTTCAAGGATCCGGATGGGCATCCGATCGAGTTCATCAGCATTCTCGACGATGCGCCCGATCGAAATTTCGGCGTGCAACCGCTTTCCGAATGGAAGGCAAAGCCGTGATCGGTCCCCGTCAGGGGAATTGCGCGGTCCGGTGATTTTCTGTATTTCCGGCGCATGACCGACAGCCAGACACACACCAGCCCGTTCCTAGTGGCGGCGCTCTACCATTTCGTTTCCCTGCCGCGCTTTGCAAGCCTGCAGGTTCCGCTGCAGGCGCTGTGCGAGGAGAACGGCGTCAAGGGAACGCTGCTTTTGGCGCATGAGGGCATCAACGGAACGATCGCGGGGCTGGATGCCGGCGTTCACGCCGTACTCGCCTTCCTGCATGCTCAGCCGGAATTTGCGTGCCTGGAGCACAAGGAAAGCCGCGCCTCGAAAATGCCTTTCCTGCGCATGAAGGTGAAGCTGAAGAAGGAAATCGTCACCATGGGCGTCGAAGACATCGACCCCAACAAGGTGGTCGGCACCTATGTGGCGCCCAAGGACTGGAACGCGCTGATCTCCGACCCCGATACGATCGTCATCGACACCCGCAACGATTATGAGACGGCGATCGGTACCTTTCGCGGCGCGCTCGACCCAAAGACGAAGACATTCCGCGAATTTCCGGATTGGGTGCGCCGGAATACCGGGCTGCACAACAAGCCGAAAGTCGCCATGTATTGCACTGGCGGCATACGCTGCGAGAAGGCCACAGCCTTCATGAAGGCTGAGGGTTTCGACGAGGTCTATCATCTGAAAGGCGGCATCCTGAAATATCTGGAGGAAGTGCCTCAGGAAGAAAGCCTCTGGGACGGCGCCTGCTTCGTATTCGATGAGCGTGTATCCGTCGAACACGGCCTGAAGGAAGGTGAGCACCGGCTATGCCACGCCTGCCGCAATCCGATCACCGCCGAGGAAATTGCCTCGCCGCTCTATGAGGAAGGCGTTTCCTGCAGCCACTGTTATCACACGCGCACAGAGGATGACCGGCTGCGCTACCGTCAGCGGCAGCATCAGATCGCTCTGGCAAAAAAACGTGGCCAGCGTCATATTGGCAGCTGAGCCTGTTTCTGTTGGACGAGCTTGCCGTCCAAGAATTCGCCGTCAGGCCGCGCCGAGGCGGCGCCGGGTTGACGGCTCCGCAGCACGAAGTTCGTTTAGCATCTCGGTAATCCGCTCGGCCGCCAGGGGCCTTCCGAACAAATAGCCCTGCAGGCAGTCGCAGCCGAACAGGCGCATGGCGACAGCCTGTCCCTCGGTCTCTATGCCTTCAGCCGTCACCGGGATATCGAGCGAGCGTGCGAGCGCCACCGTCGCCTGCAGCATTTCGCGCTGGCGTTTGTCCTCGTTGACGCCCATGACCAGCGAGCGGTCGATCTTGATGCGGTCGAAGCCGAACTGTCTGAGATAGCCGATCGAAGAGAAGCCGGAACCGAAGTCGTCGAGCGCTACCTTGACCCCCAGCCCCTTCAGCCGCTCGATCGACTGGCGGGTACGCTGCGGGTTCTGGATCATATAGCCTTCGGTGATCTCGAGGGTGATGCGGCTGGGCTGGATCTCCGTCTGCTTCAACACGTAGCGCACATAATCGGTGAAGGCGGGATTTCGGAACTGGCCCGGCGAAACGTTGACCGAGACGTCCAGTTCCGGCCACTGCCTGGCCGTTTCGCAGGCCTTGCGCAGCACGAACAGGCCGAGCGATTCGATGAGGCCGCTGGTCTCGGCGATCGGAATGAACAGCTCGGGCGAAACCGGGCCATGGCCCGGACGGTTCCACCGCACCAGCGCCTCGACACCCGTCAGCTCATGCGAGGCCGCATCGACCAGCGGCTGGTAGACGAGTGTCAGGTCGCCGCCTTCAATGGCGATTCTGAGATCGAGCTCGAGCGCATTGCGCTGCTGCCGGTCCGCATCCATCGACGGATCGTAAAGCGTCATGCGCGCACGGCCCGCCTCCTTTGCCTTGTACATTGCAAGGTCGGAACGGCGCACCAGTTCCTCGCGATCAATTGCGCCGGCAGGCGACATGGCGATGCCGATGCTGGCGCCGACGACGACGACACGTCGACCGATTTCCAGCGGCTCGACGAGGAAATCGAGAATTTGCTCGGCAAGCTGCAGGGCGGCGGCATTCTCGCCGTCGGAGAGGAAGGCTATCGCAAATTCATCCCCGCCGATGCGGGCGAGAACCGCGCCCTGTGGGATCAACACCTTGAGCCCAGCCGCGACCGCGCGGATCAACTGATCACCGGTACCGTGTCCATAGCTGTCATTGACTTCCTTGAAGCCATCGAGGTCGAGATAGAGGAGCAGCACGTTGCGCTTGCTCTGGCGCGCTTCGAAGACGAAACGATCGACGGCGAGCCCGAGGCCGTCGCGATTGGAAAGGCCGCTCAGCCTGTCGCGCAGCGCCTCCTCCCGCGCGCTGTTTTCCTCCGCCTTCAGGCGCCGGCCAGCCAGCCAACCGATGACCAGCAGCACCACGAAGAAAAGCCCGACGAGACCGAGCGCCTGGATGACCATCGGCCGCACCTGCGCATAGGCAATATTGCCGGGCGAGCGCGAATTCCAGACGAGCTTGCCGATCGTGGCCCCCGCCGGATCGACGATCGGTACGAGATACTCGGCCTCGAAACTTGGCGACGCCAGCCTCAGACCGCCGATCACATAGGTCTCGCCGAGCCCTGCCACTCTGGCGTCATCGAGATGACGGGCGAAAACAAGGTAGCGGTGCTGACCGGCAGGCACATCAAGCGCGCCAGATTTCTTCCGCACCAATGCCACGCCGACAGCGGCAATGCCGCGTTTGGTGCGAACGAAACCGACTGCCTGGGGAGTATCGGCGGGGCCGGCCGCCTTCACCGCGTCGAACAGTTTCCACAGCGAAGTCGCGAAGAAGTCCGCGGGCGGCTCCTCCATCGGTTTGCCGTCCCGATAGGCCATGATCGAATTCTTCGCGTCATCGATAACGATCGCCATGTCGAAAAGCGAGCTGTTGACCGACATCTCGCCGTAGTTGCTGACCGTCCACGCCATGCCATCGGGCATATAGACGTTGGCGGCGGCATCGTCCCAGGCTGCATAATCGTCTAGCGTCGCACCGAGCTGATCCTCGAAGGTCTTCAACGCGCCGATTGTCGTTTCGCGCGAACGCTCGTCATCTAGGACATTGGCATTTTCAGCCACGCGCTCGATTGCCGTCAACACCATGATGGTGGCGACCGCGACGATGACGGCAAAGGAAAACAACACGCCCGTGACGGTGATGTGACGGCCTATTCCTGAACCCTTGCTCTGCAATTTTCCGAGTATTTGCATTCCGGCTCCCTGACCACCGGACTCTGCCAGCCAAGGGTTCAGAAACGTTTAAGCAACCGTCTGCTGCAGACTTCGGCCGTCTATTTTTTCGCCGTCGGCACGAGCTCAAAGCGAGCACCTGGGGTCGCCTGCCATCGAAGTCAGATGGCCTGCTGACCTGGCTTGTGATTGCCTTTCGGAAATTGCGCCGCGAGTTCGCGATACCATTTGCCGCTCTTCTTCACCATGCGCAGCTGCGTCTCATAATTGACATGGACGAGACCAAAGCGCATGCGATAGCCTTCCGCCCATTCGAAATTATCCATCAGGCTCCAGGCAAAATAGCCGCGCACGGGATAGCCGTCCTTGATGAGGTCGGCCACGGCATCTAGATGGCCGCCGAGATAGTCCAGACGCATCCTGTCGTCGACCTCGCCGTCGACAACATCGGTATTGTCGCATGCGCCGTTCTCGGTGATGTAGCATTCCGGCAGGTCGTAGCGGCGATAGAGGTCCTCGACCAGGAGCTTCAGGCCTGGCGCATAGATTTCCCAGCCGATGTCGGTCTTGACGTCGCTTGCCGGCGGCGCCTTCACCGTCCAAGGGAAATCGCCCTGGCGTTCGGCATCGTCGGCGACCCGCTCGGGCGTGTAGTAGTTCAAGCCCCACCAGTCGAGTTTCTGGCTGATCAGCGTCAGATCGCCGTCCTCGATCACCGGCATGCGGTCACCGAGCGCTTCGACGAATTGCTTCGGATATTCGCCCTTGAAGACAGGATCGAAGAAGGCGCCATTGTGGAACTGATGCGCGCGTTCGCCAGCGGCAAGATCGGCCGGGCTGTCGGAGCCGGGAATGATCGAGGCGGCGTTGAGCACCAGCCCGACCGGCACGTTCGGGGCTTCCGAACGGATCGCCTCGACACCGAGGCCGTGGGCAAGGTTCATGTAATGCATGGCGTGAAGAGCGGCCTGCATATTGCGCTCGCCAGGGGCATGGATGCCGTAGAGGTGGCTCAGCCAGACGATGCACCAGGGCTCATTGAAAGTCGCGACCGCGTCGAGGCGATCGCCGAGGCGGTTCATGACAGTCTTGGCATAACGCTGAAAGGCATAAGCGGTGGAACGCGCCGTCCAGCCTCCATCGCCGGCGAGCAGCAGAGGCAGGTCCCAGTGGTAGAGCGTCGCAAAGGTCTTGATCCCTCGCGCCTTACAACCATCGACAAGACGGTCGTAGAAATCGAGGCCGGCCTCGTTCACCGGGCCTGTGCCCTCGGGAATGATGCGCGGCCAGGCGATGGAGAAACGATAGGCTTCGACGCCCATCTCTTTGATGAGATCCAGGTCCTGCTCCAGCCGGTTGTAGTGGTCGCAGGCAATGTCGCCGTTGTCGCGATTATGGACCCTGCCGGGCATATTGCAGAAAGCGTCCCAAATCGACGGCTTGCGCCCATCGGCCCTGCTGGCACCCTCGATCTGGAAAGCGGCGGTGGCGACGCCAAAGGTGAAATCGCCGGGAAAGCGGCCTGCAAGCGTCTTTGCATCGATCATCTGTAATCCCCGTCTCTCACTGATTGGACTGACCCGTGGGCGGATTTAGCCAAGCCGCATTGCAAAGTACAGGTCTCCACAACGAAAAACTGCAACGTTGCAGTACGAAAGGCAGAGCAGCCATATGGCGCTGTTCCTCGCTCCCAATTGCCATGTTTTCCGCCCCGGCGCTCTCATAACGCGAATGTCAGCAGTCGTGATTTGCTGCCAGGCTCACCATCGCTACACAGCGGAAGACATCGTAGAACATGAAAGGAATCCAATGCTGTCTTCGATCCACCTGTTGCAGCCCCATCTGCTGAGCCTGCTCCGTATCGTCTCGTCGCTCGTGCTTTTCAGTTATGGAACGCAGAAGATCCTGCACTTTCCGGCGGCGGCAAGCGTGCCGCCGATGGGCTCGCTCCCCTGGATCGCCGGGCTGATCGAACTCATCCTCGGCTTCCTCGTCCTGGTGGGATTCCAGACACGCATCGCAGCTTTCGTGCTCTCGGGGCTGATGGCCTTCGCCTATTTTATCGGCCATGCGGGGAAGAGCTTTTATCCCGCGCAGAACGGCGGCGTCGCTGCGATCCTGTTCTGCTTCGTGTTTCTCTATCTGGTGGCGGCAGGCGCCGGCCCACTCAGCGTCGACGGCCTCATGAAGCGCAACCACGCTACGGCCTGAGACATGATGATAAGCCGAGGCGACCCAAGGCCGCCTCGGCATTGCTCACGACTCCGCCCCACACCATCTGAGGCGCGGATCGTCAAAGCTTAGAGTTTCACCCAGGCGCCGTTTTTCTTGGACGAGGCAACGCAGGCCTCGACGAAGGCGACACCCTTCACGCCATCGTCGACGGTGGGATAGACCACCGCCTTATCGACTTCCTTGCCCTTCTTGCGGGCGTTGATCGCATGCGCGGCTTCCGTATAGATCGTCGCAAAAGCTTCGAGGTAACCTTCCGGATGCCCTGACGGCACGCGCGAAACGCGGCCGGCCGCAGCGCCTGCGCCGGCGCCGCCACGGGTGATCAGCCGCTTCGGCTCGCCGAATGGCGTGTACCAGAGGTAGTTCGGATCTTTCTGGGTCCATTCCAGTCCGCCCTTGGTGCCGTAGACGCGAACCATCAGGCCGTTCTCATGGCCCGGCGCCACCTGGCTGCACCAGAGCATGCCCTTGGCCGGCTTCTCCGAACCCTTCGCCTTGAAGCGCAGCATGACATGGGCGTTGTCATCAAGCCGGCGAACGGGCACGAAACTGTCGAGATCGGCGGCAAGGCTGTCGAGCTCCAGACCGGTGATGAAGGAGGCCAGATTATAGGCATGCGTGCCGATATCGCCTGTAGACCCGCCGACGCCGGACTGGGCCGGATCGGTGCGCCAAGCGGCCTGCTTTTGGCCGGTCTGCTCGACCGCTTCCGTCAACCAATCCTGCGGATATTCGGCCTGGACCACCCTGATATCGCCGAGTTCGCCGTTCGCGACCATCTCGCGCGCTTGACGGACCATCGGATAGCCGGTGTAATTATGTGTCAGCACGAAAAGCGCGCCGCTCTCGTCGGC is part of the Rhizobium bangladeshense genome and encodes:
- a CDS encoding putative bifunctional diguanylate cyclase/phosphodiesterase, which codes for MQILGKLQSKGSGIGRHITVTGVLFSFAVIVAVATIMVLTAIERVAENANVLDDERSRETTIGALKTFEDQLGATLDDYAAWDDAAANVYMPDGMAWTVSNYGEMSVNSSLFDMAIVIDDAKNSIMAYRDGKPMEEPPADFFATSLWKLFDAVKAAGPADTPQAVGFVRTKRGIAAVGVALVRKKSGALDVPAGQHRYLVFARHLDDARVAGLGETYVIGGLRLASPSFEAEYLVPIVDPAGATIGKLVWNSRSPGNIAYAQVRPMVIQALGLVGLFFVVLLVIGWLAGRRLKAEENSAREEALRDRLSGLSNRDGLGLAVDRFVFEARQSKRNVLLLYLDLDGFKEVNDSYGHGTGDQLIRAVAAGLKVLIPQGAVLARIGGDEFAIAFLSDGENAAALQLAEQILDFLVEPLEIGRRVVVVGASIGIAMSPAGAIDREELVRRSDLAMYKAKEAGRARMTLYDPSMDADRQQRNALELDLRIAIEGGDLTLVYQPLVDAASHELTGVEALVRWNRPGHGPVSPELFIPIAETSGLIESLGLFVLRKACETARQWPELDVSVNVSPGQFRNPAFTDYVRYVLKQTEIQPSRITLEITEGYMIQNPQRTRQSIERLKGLGVKVALDDFGSGFSSIGYLRQFGFDRIKIDRSLVMGVNEDKRQREMLQATVALARSLDIPVTAEGIETEGQAVAMRLFGCDCLQGYLFGRPLAAERITEMLNELRAAEPSTRRRLGAA
- a CDS encoding GH1 family beta-glucosidase; the encoded protein is MIDAKTLAGRFPGDFTFGVATAAFQIEGASRADGRKPSIWDAFCNMPGRVHNRDNGDIACDHYNRLEQDLDLIKEMGVEAYRFSIAWPRIIPEGTGPVNEAGLDFYDRLVDGCKARGIKTFATLYHWDLPLLLAGDGGWTARSTAYAFQRYAKTVMNRLGDRLDAVATFNEPWCIVWLSHLYGIHAPGERNMQAALHAMHYMNLAHGLGVEAIRSEAPNVPVGLVLNAASIIPGSDSPADLAAGERAHQFHNGAFFDPVFKGEYPKQFVEALGDRMPVIEDGDLTLISQKLDWWGLNYYTPERVADDAERQGDFPWTVKAPPASDVKTDIGWEIYAPGLKLLVEDLYRRYDLPECYITENGACDNTDVVDGEVDDRMRLDYLGGHLDAVADLIKDGYPVRGYFAWSLMDNFEWAEGYRMRFGLVHVNYETQLRMVKKSGKWYRELAAQFPKGNHKPGQQAI
- a CDS encoding Gfo/Idh/MocA family protein, yielding MAIEASSEQTREPRIRLGMVGGGAGAFIGAVHRIAARIDDQYDLVAGALSSTPDKAVQSGRDLGLDPSRTYSSYREMAIREAKLKNGIEAVAIVTPNHVHYDAAKEFLKRGIHVICDKPLTSNLADAKKLKKVADESGALFVLTHNYTGYPMVRQAREMVANGELGDIRVVQAEYPQDWLTEAVEQTGQKQAAWRTDPAQSGVGGSTGDIGTHAYNLASFITGLELDSLAADLDSFVPVRRLDDNAHVMLRFKAKGSEKPAKGMLWCSQVAPGHENGLMVRVYGTKGGLEWTQKDPNYLWYTPFGEPKRLITRGGAGAGAAAGRVSRVPSGHPEGYLEAFATIYTEAAHAINARKKGKEVDKAVVYPTVDDGVKGVAFVEACVASSKKNGAWVKL
- a CDS encoding DoxX family protein, encoding MLSSIHLLQPHLLSLLRIVSSLVLFSYGTQKILHFPAAASVPPMGSLPWIAGLIELILGFLVLVGFQTRIAAFVLSGLMAFAYFIGHAGKSFYPAQNGGVAAILFCFVFLYLVAAGAGPLSVDGLMKRNHATA